The sequence CTGACAAATTCATCGGGGTATACGAGAACACGGCGATCTTTGATAAGGTCATGGAGCTCGTAAAGCAGTACCATGACGGTAAATAGTAAAAGGCCATGATCAGGCCTATTTTTGGCTACATGTTGGAAGTCCCCTTTAGTGCCAGTCTATACCCGAAGTATGCAAAAGGGATATACGCCAGCCCCATGTCCAATATTCCATACCAAGCGGGGAAGGGCAGCAAGAAGATTTGGAACAAGCCTCCTAACAGAAAGCAAAAGCCAATGGTCAGTGCCGACTTCTGCTTTTGGTGAAGGGAAATTAGTGCCGAGGTGAAAGCCCCGGCGAGGGTGCCTGTGGCGTGTGCGCCAAGGAAAATCAGCAAATGGCCGGTGGTGAACCCATGCAAAGAAGATTTGAAGCCTGCGATAGAAGTCAAGTCCATTCCACTCGGAAGGGAAACCACCATGCCGGTGATCAGGATTAGCCCCATCTGGATCACCCAGCCAATGATCAGCCCTGCAAAAACACTTATGGTATTGGTGGAGTCAGATTTCATGGGAAGGATGTTGCCAGGTCGTTAGTAAGAATCACAGAAAGAAGTAACCATCATTTGAAGAGGGTTTCGGTGTAATGCAGTAAGGTTTTGTCGCCCCAATTGCCATGTCCTGGAATGACTAGCCGAAGGTTTGGATAAGCGGTACTGATTTTGTTCACGGTGACCGGCCAAGCCTCGACATTGGCATCTTCGAGGTTACCTTTTCCAGCACCATTAGCTTTGATGAGACACCCGCCAAACAGCACTTGGTCATCAGGGAAGTATCCAATTACATTGTCTTGGGTATGTCCTTCCCCAAAATAGTGAACAAAGACTGCTTTAGTGCCTACTTTTAAGGTCAGCTCGTCAGAAAAGCCCTTTTGGGGTTGTGGGAAGTCATGCTGAGATGCTAAAGATAGGGTGTTTTTAAAGGCATATGACGGAATGTTCCTGGCGTGAAATGCTTCAAGTCCACCCAGGCAATCCAAGTGAAAATGTGTCGCTACTACAGCGTTGACCTGTAGCTTCTCCTCTTCCAAAAATGAAAGAAGTTCACTGGTCTCATTTGAGGTACTTGGGGTGTCGAATACGACAGCTTCTCCATCACTGATGACGATCATCCCGTTGCAGGCTACTTTTCCGAAGGTGTCGGTGTCCAGAAAGGAAACGTGAACATAAGTATGGGGACTGACTTGTTTGATAATGAGTTTATCCGATGAATAGACCTCTTTTTCAGTAAAAGTGGAGGTTTGCTCAGCAACAAGATGTTCCTGTAATTTTTCACTTTTTCCTCCGCAAGCGGATATGGATAAGAGAAATGCTGAAATAAGGAGGCTGTAATACATTAAATCGACATTTATTAGTTATTGGTCAATGATATGCCCTAAAAATAACACCTCCAACCAGTAGAAAATAATATGCTGCGAAAAAAAGATAAAAAAACCATCCGCCTTGGCGGATGGTTTGGTGCATTATTGTATGATGTTTGAGGTCTTAGTCACGGATTTGACCACTACCAAATACATAATATTTGTTGGTTACCAATTGCTCAAGTCCCAATGGGCCTCTGTGGTGCAATTTGTCGGTACTAATGGCCAACTCTGCGCCTACTCCCATTTGCCCCCCGTCCGTAAATCGGGTGGAAGCGTTATGGTATACAGCAGCACTGTCCACCTGCTCCATAAAGGTAGCCGCTTTATCCTTATCAGTGGTCAAAATGGTAGCAGAGTGCCCTCCGCTGTATTTGTTTATTTTTGCAATGGCTTCATCAAGGCCATTTACTTTGCCAATAAGAGCCTTTAAGGCCAAGAACTCCTCATACCAAGTATCTTCTGAAGGGACTTCTTTTGCTCCCTCTATGGCAGGAACCAGTTCTTTTTCAGCAACCAGCTCTACTTTATAGGAAGCAAGGCTTTTGGCCAAGTCCGCTAATTTGGATTCAAAGTCTGGCAGTTTTTCATCCACCAAAATTTTATCCAGTGCATTACAACCTGAAATTTTATTGGTTT comes from Echinicola vietnamensis DSM 17526 and encodes:
- a CDS encoding subclass B1 metallo-beta-lactamase ECV-1, with translation MYYSLLISAFLLSISACGGKSEKLQEHLVAEQTSTFTEKEVYSSDKLIIKQVSPHTYVHVSFLDTDTFGKVACNGMIVISDGEAVVFDTPSTSNETSELLSFLEEEKLQVNAVVATHFHLDCLGGLEAFHARNIPSYAFKNTLSLASQHDFPQPQKGFSDELTLKVGTKAVFVHYFGEGHTQDNVIGYFPDDQVLFGGCLIKANGAGKGNLEDANVEAWPVTVNKISTAYPNLRLVIPGHGNWGDKTLLHYTETLFK